In a single window of the Nitrospira defluvii genome:
- a CDS encoding phosphomannomutase/phosphoglucomutase yields MALFREYDLRGIVGEELTEAIAEQVGRAYATMAREQGTSRISLGRDGRLSSPALQQALIKGLLAGGLDVVDLGLCASPLLYFSLFTLPVQGGIMITGSHNAAEYNGFKICIGKEAIHGEEIQHLRRVMEAGRFATGSGRLSSHPIIPDYLEHLKRSFADVRADHLHVVIDCGNGAASLVAKQALEQMGCRVTGLYDELDGRFPNHHPDPTVVDNLQDLIATVQQQKADVGIGYDGDADRIGAIDERGHILWGDRLMVVYAREILSRRPGTTFISEVKASQCLYDDIAAKGGRPIMWKTGHSLMKAKLKAESAVLAGEMSGHMFFADRYFGFDDAIYASCRLVEILAKTKQSLSSLVADLPQTTVTPEIRVDCPDNVKFQLVDQVRAQLSAYLEADKPVGASTLKMRELVTIDGVRAIFDDGWGLIRASNTQPALVLRFEAPSQARLDVIRATIETELAQARRVLAI; encoded by the coding sequence ATGGCGCTCTTCCGTGAATATGATCTCAGAGGCATTGTCGGTGAGGAACTGACGGAGGCGATTGCGGAGCAAGTGGGGCGTGCCTACGCCACGATGGCCCGCGAGCAGGGCACGTCACGGATCAGCCTTGGAAGAGACGGCCGGTTGAGTTCGCCCGCGTTGCAGCAGGCGTTGATCAAGGGCCTCCTCGCCGGCGGATTGGATGTCGTCGATCTGGGGCTCTGCGCGTCGCCGCTGCTGTATTTCTCCCTGTTCACCTTGCCCGTGCAGGGCGGAATCATGATCACGGGAAGCCACAATGCCGCCGAATACAACGGGTTTAAGATCTGCATCGGCAAAGAAGCCATTCACGGCGAAGAGATTCAGCACTTACGCCGGGTCATGGAAGCAGGGCGATTTGCAACCGGCTCGGGCCGGCTCTCATCCCATCCCATCATTCCGGACTATCTCGAGCATCTGAAGCGCAGTTTTGCCGACGTACGGGCGGATCACCTGCATGTCGTCATCGATTGCGGCAATGGTGCCGCGTCCTTAGTCGCCAAGCAGGCACTGGAGCAAATGGGCTGTCGTGTCACCGGCCTCTACGATGAATTGGACGGGCGTTTCCCCAACCATCATCCCGACCCCACCGTGGTGGACAATCTCCAAGACCTGATAGCGACCGTTCAACAACAGAAGGCCGACGTCGGTATCGGCTATGACGGGGATGCGGACCGGATCGGCGCGATCGACGAGCGGGGCCACATTCTGTGGGGTGATCGCTTGATGGTGGTCTATGCGCGCGAGATTTTGAGCCGTCGACCAGGCACGACCTTCATTTCCGAGGTCAAAGCCTCGCAATGTTTGTACGACGACATCGCCGCCAAAGGCGGACGTCCGATCATGTGGAAGACCGGCCACTCGCTGATGAAGGCCAAACTCAAGGCGGAATCGGCCGTGTTGGCCGGCGAAATGTCCGGCCACATGTTTTTTGCCGACCGCTACTTCGGGTTCGACGACGCGATTTATGCGTCCTGCCGGTTGGTGGAGATTTTGGCTAAGACCAAACAATCGTTGTCGAGTTTAGTCGCGGATCTGCCACAGACCACCGTGACACCGGAAATTCGCGTGGACTGTCCCGACAACGTCAAGTTTCAACTGGTCGATCAAGTGCGTGCCCAGTTGAGCGCCTATCTTGAGGCCGACAAGCCTGTGGGGGCCTCGACTCTCAAGATGCGTGAATTGGTGACGATCGACGGGGTGCGTGCGATTTTCGACGATGGCTGGGGATTGATCCGGGCATCAAATACTCAACCGGCATTGGTGCTTCGGTTTGAGGCGCCGTCGCAAGCCCGGCTGGATGTGATCCGCGCGACCATCGAAACCGAACTGGCGCAGGCCCGGCGTGTCCTGGCTATATAG
- a CDS encoding mannose-1-phosphate guanylyltransferase/mannose-6-phosphate isomerase: protein MDLTTHLYPVILAGGSGTRFWPLSRHLYPKQLLRIIGDETLIQQTMRRVLSCAKPDHVIISTNPGQADSIRVQLSEWKSDLQQNYVVEPVGRNTAPAIALVAAELVRRDPEAMMLVLPADHVVTGEKAFRAAVALGSHLAEQGRLVTFGIKPTRPETGYGYIQPNRRTALAKKGRLTGHPVARFVEKPNRAKATQYLKNGNYYWNSGMFLWKAATILEEIRRHQPQLAKAIARVHALMASGADPKDIEAAYKKVPSVSIDNGVMELSANAAMIPVGFGWSDVGNWSSLEEVAPRDKAGNVVSGRVIDMDSSNSVLYADRRVVATIGLSDMVVVDTPDATLICPKSRSQDVKQMVEILKQQGAPEHLEHLTVFRPWGSYTVLEEGPGYKVKRVTVNPGGRLSLQLHHKRSEHWVVIAGTARVTRGDELLDLRVGQSTAIPVETPHRLENLGSDTLHIIEVQNGPYLGEDDIVRFKDDYGRTAGT from the coding sequence ATGGATCTGACCACGCATCTCTATCCTGTGATTTTGGCCGGGGGCAGCGGAACCCGCTTCTGGCCGCTGAGCCGCCATCTCTATCCCAAGCAATTGCTGCGTATCATCGGCGATGAAACGCTGATTCAACAGACGATGCGGCGTGTGCTCTCCTGCGCCAAACCAGATCATGTCATCATCTCCACCAATCCCGGTCAGGCCGATTCCATTCGTGTGCAGTTAAGTGAGTGGAAATCCGACTTGCAGCAGAATTATGTCGTGGAACCGGTCGGGCGAAACACGGCCCCGGCCATTGCCTTGGTCGCGGCGGAACTGGTCCGGCGCGATCCCGAGGCCATGATGTTGGTCTTGCCGGCGGACCACGTCGTGACGGGGGAGAAAGCCTTTCGGGCGGCTGTGGCGTTGGGGTCCCACCTCGCGGAGCAGGGGCGGTTGGTCACATTCGGGATCAAGCCGACCAGACCGGAAACCGGGTATGGGTACATTCAACCGAATCGGCGAACCGCGTTGGCCAAGAAGGGACGTCTGACCGGTCATCCGGTGGCACGGTTTGTCGAAAAGCCGAATCGCGCCAAAGCAACCCAATATCTGAAGAACGGCAACTATTACTGGAACAGCGGGATGTTTCTCTGGAAGGCGGCCACCATTCTGGAGGAAATTCGCCGGCATCAGCCGCAGCTCGCCAAGGCGATTGCCCGCGTTCACGCCTTGATGGCTTCCGGTGCCGATCCAAAGGACATTGAAGCGGCGTATAAGAAAGTGCCGTCGGTGTCGATCGACAACGGCGTGATGGAACTATCCGCCAATGCGGCGATGATTCCGGTCGGCTTCGGTTGGTCGGACGTGGGGAATTGGAGCAGTTTGGAAGAAGTGGCTCCACGCGATAAGGCCGGCAACGTGGTGAGCGGGCGTGTGATCGACATGGACAGCAGCAACTCGGTGCTGTATGCCGATCGACGGGTCGTGGCGACGATCGGCCTGTCTGATATGGTCGTGGTCGATACCCCCGACGCGACGTTGATCTGCCCGAAGTCCCGCTCGCAAGACGTGAAGCAGATGGTCGAGATCCTGAAGCAGCAGGGTGCGCCTGAGCATCTGGAGCATCTGACGGTGTTTCGCCCCTGGGGATCGTATACGGTGTTGGAAGAGGGGCCCGGATATAAGGTCAAGCGTGTGACGGTCAATCCCGGCGGGCGGTTGTCGTTGCAACTGCATCACAAGCGCAGCGAACATTGGGTGGTGATCGCAGGGACCGCCCGTGTCACCAGAGGGGATGAGTTGTTGGATCTGCGGGTGGGGCAGAGTACGGCCATTCCGGTGGAGACGCCGCACCGCCTCGAAAACCTCGGCAGCGACACCTTGCACATCATTGAGGTGCAAAACGGCCCCTACCTTGGAGAGGATGACATCGTTCGGTTCAAAGACGACTACGGTCGAACGGCCGGCACGTAA
- a CDS encoding KdsC family phosphatase, with the protein MSLQRILRGVRLFATDVDGVLTDAGMYYSESGDEWKKFHTRDGMGIKLLQKAGLITAIITQESTKIVMRRAQKLTIPEVHQGAYDKLGVLKDLIARHGLTMEQVAYIGDDVNDLQALGAVGFSACPADGIPQVQKTVRYVCKKKGGEGAVREIADLILAAQEQ; encoded by the coding sequence GTGTCTCTTCAACGGATCCTCCGCGGGGTCCGCCTGTTTGCGACGGATGTCGATGGAGTGCTGACTGATGCCGGGATGTATTATTCCGAGTCCGGCGATGAATGGAAAAAGTTCCATACCCGCGACGGGATGGGAATTAAATTGCTGCAGAAGGCAGGCCTGATTACGGCGATCATCACGCAAGAGTCGACGAAAATCGTCATGCGCCGCGCCCAGAAATTGACGATCCCCGAAGTGCATCAAGGTGCATACGATAAGCTGGGCGTGCTGAAAGATCTTATTGCCCGGCACGGCCTCACGATGGAGCAGGTGGCCTACATCGGCGACGATGTGAACGACCTGCAGGCATTAGGGGCGGTTGGGTTCTCCGCCTGCCCCGCCGACGGAATCCCTCAGGTCCAAAAGACGGTACGGTACGTCTGCAAGAAAAAGGGTGGTGAAGGGGCGGTGCGTGAAATCGCCGATCTCATCCTGGCGGCGCAGGAGCAGTGA
- a CDS encoding undecaprenyl-phosphate glucose phosphotransferase, producing MLKRHSQFLKSLLFCIDLGLICACWIGAYYLRFSEIMEPAPKGIPPLRTYLLLLVPIIAVWGMSFQAFDLYRPRRMGTRLSEFLDVAKANTLSVLILVALTFFLRQYEYSRLVLLYFWLLNLITLGFSRVLFREALRFLRRQGYNQRHALIIGTSRLGRRVVAALAEHPELGVKVQGFLSADRRKVGERIHDVPVIGQYDDLQARVQSGVDIVFVCLPPEDEQWAEKMFAFLATTMVEVKALPAMCEFVSLRAEAEMFEGLPLITLQGSPLHGWNLVIKRMLDVVGASAALVLFAPVLCLVAALVKVTSPGPVFYRQLRMGLDGQAFEMLKFRSMKVDAESETGPVWTQPNDDRRTPIGAFLRRTSLDELPQFWNVLRGEMSIVGPRPERPEFIARFRETLPQYMLRHKMKAGITGWAQINGWRGNTSLEKRIEHDLYYIEHWSIWFDIKIMVLTFWRGFIHRHAY from the coding sequence ATGCTGAAGCGCCACTCGCAGTTTCTCAAGAGTTTGTTGTTCTGCATCGATCTGGGGCTGATCTGCGCCTGTTGGATCGGAGCCTACTACCTTCGTTTCTCCGAAATCATGGAGCCTGCGCCCAAGGGGATTCCCCCCTTGCGGACTTATTTATTGTTGTTGGTCCCGATCATCGCGGTCTGGGGCATGTCGTTTCAGGCCTTCGACTTATACCGTCCCCGACGCATGGGGACGCGCCTGTCGGAGTTTCTGGATGTGGCCAAGGCCAATACCCTGTCGGTCCTCATCCTGGTGGCGCTGACTTTTTTCTTGCGGCAGTATGAGTACTCCCGACTGGTCCTGCTCTACTTCTGGCTGTTGAACCTCATCACCTTGGGATTTTCCCGCGTCTTGTTCAGAGAAGCGCTGCGGTTCCTTCGCCGTCAGGGCTATAACCAGCGTCATGCCCTCATTATCGGTACCAGTCGATTGGGGCGGCGGGTGGTGGCCGCGCTCGCCGAGCATCCGGAGCTGGGCGTGAAGGTCCAGGGATTCTTGAGTGCCGACCGTCGCAAGGTGGGTGAACGTATCCATGACGTGCCGGTGATCGGCCAATACGATGATCTCCAGGCGCGGGTGCAGTCGGGCGTCGACATCGTGTTTGTCTGTCTCCCTCCCGAAGATGAACAGTGGGCGGAGAAAATGTTTGCGTTCCTGGCCACCACCATGGTGGAGGTCAAAGCGCTGCCGGCCATGTGCGAGTTCGTCAGCCTACGGGCGGAGGCCGAGATGTTCGAGGGGCTTCCGCTGATCACCTTGCAGGGATCGCCGTTGCACGGGTGGAATCTCGTGATCAAACGGATGCTGGATGTGGTGGGGGCTTCGGCGGCCCTCGTGCTGTTTGCTCCGGTCTTATGCCTGGTGGCGGCACTGGTGAAGGTCACGTCGCCCGGTCCGGTTTTTTACCGACAGCTCCGCATGGGACTCGACGGGCAGGCGTTTGAGATGCTGAAGTTTCGTTCCATGAAGGTCGATGCGGAGTCGGAGACTGGGCCGGTCTGGACCCAGCCGAACGACGACCGGCGGACGCCGATCGGAGCCTTTTTGCGACGGACCAGCTTGGATGAGCTGCCGCAATTCTGGAATGTCTTGCGTGGAGAGATGAGTATCGTTGGCCCGCGCCCGGAACGGCCGGAGTTCATTGCCCGGTTTCGAGAAACGCTGCCGCAGTACATGCTGCGACACAAGATGAAGGCCGGCATCACCGGATGGGCGCAAATCAACGGATGGCGCGGCAACACCTCGCTCGAAAAGCGTATCGAGCATGATCTGTATTACATCGAGCATTGGTCGATCTGGTTCGATATCAAGATCATGGTGCTGACATTCTGGCGCGGCTTCATCCATCGACATGCCTACTGA
- a CDS encoding glycosyltransferase yields the protein MRVAIVHDWLTGMRGGERCLEVFCELFPDADLYTLLHIKGTVSPTIERHRIRTSFIQSLPLAQRFYRYYLPLFPAAIERFRLGSYDLILSSSHCVAKGIRSPLGAKHLCYIHAPMRYVWDQFENYSGGGRSGLVARVGMELFRARLQRWDVASAAQVDQFVANSHNIAGKVQRYYGRPAAVVHPPVDWHSFPLAERSEEFYLMVTAFAPYKRVDLAIQACNVMKRRLKIIGKGQEEVRLRKLAGPTIEFLGWQPDEVVRDHYARCRALLFPGEEDFGIVPLEAMACGKPVIAFGRGGALETVCPLAGQLVPGGEVSQGDQPGRDPRSGAPTGVFFFEPSTESLVQAMESFERRQAEFDPRSIRDHVAPFDRRLFRERINAFAMAALHGPAL from the coding sequence ATGCGTGTTGCCATTGTCCATGACTGGTTGACCGGGATGCGGGGCGGCGAGCGATGCCTGGAAGTTTTTTGCGAGTTATTTCCTGATGCGGATCTCTACACCCTGCTGCACATCAAAGGGACGGTGTCACCCACGATCGAACGGCATCGAATCCGGACCAGTTTCATTCAATCCCTTCCGCTGGCGCAACGGTTCTATCGCTACTACTTACCGCTGTTTCCCGCGGCCATCGAGCGGTTCCGGCTCGGATCGTACGACCTCATCCTGAGTTCCAGCCACTGCGTGGCGAAGGGAATTCGTTCGCCTCTGGGAGCGAAGCACCTCTGCTACATTCATGCGCCCATGCGATATGTGTGGGATCAATTCGAGAACTATTCCGGCGGGGGACGGTCCGGCTTGGTGGCGCGGGTGGGCATGGAACTGTTTCGTGCCCGTTTGCAGCGATGGGATGTGGCGTCCGCCGCCCAGGTCGATCAGTTTGTCGCGAATTCGCACAATATCGCCGGAAAGGTGCAACGGTATTATGGAAGGCCTGCGGCTGTCGTACACCCGCCCGTGGACTGGCATTCCTTTCCACTCGCGGAGCGGTCCGAGGAGTTTTATCTCATGGTGACGGCCTTCGCGCCATACAAACGGGTTGATCTCGCTATTCAGGCGTGCAATGTTATGAAACGACGACTAAAGATCATCGGCAAGGGACAGGAGGAGGTTCGATTGCGAAAGCTGGCCGGTCCCACCATCGAGTTCCTCGGGTGGCAGCCGGACGAGGTGGTGCGGGATCACTATGCGCGGTGCCGGGCGTTGCTCTTTCCAGGGGAGGAGGATTTTGGTATCGTCCCGCTGGAGGCCATGGCCTGCGGTAAGCCGGTGATTGCCTTCGGGCGGGGTGGTGCGTTGGAAACCGTGTGTCCGCTGGCCGGTCAGTTGGTCCCGGGTGGTGAGGTCTCGCAAGGAGACCAGCCAGGTCGCGATCCCCGCAGCGGCGCGCCTACCGGGGTGTTCTTCTTCGAGCCTTCGACGGAATCGCTGGTTCAGGCGATGGAGTCGTTTGAACGTCGACAGGCCGAGTTTGATCCGCGTTCAATCCGCGACCACGTCGCGCCATTCGATCGGCGGTTATTCAGGGAGCGCATCAACGCCTTCGCCATGGCGGCTCTACACGGGCCTGCATTGTAG
- a CDS encoding lipopolysaccharide biosynthesis protein, producing MGERGAERHGSSESAQAQAPISIAGRVTGNSGRLGRAALPLIVSDAVLQGARYLLILYLGYQSLSLLGSFLMGAAAGSLIGVAADFGVSQHWLRLGGAVPSLSRETFLRAMRGKVLLSLFGMLLVAAPVGLGWWTLATPAAMVLGMALMVSQSWGETCDAVGLSAHRYGTVSRFRWFLAMGGYLVPVAWVYFLGEAPALGGVVAVLVMAALGGLGMSCVYLVAIASTLAVSDEPGVGFRQVLWQSRWLGLNQLAMVVDVRAPLIILGLILGETAVGLYGLVQRTTAVVELAWASISRLLITSYSELGAGNQVGEVDVRVWRAARLTGLITATLAAGVWFGIVMIVDNMALSNDATLALSLLKVGSLAIVLSSLKRPFVSGLIAIYQERAVCRVNLLSALAGLFLVPVSIVYFNLWGPVVAWLTLEAAACALLVSLFVSVTRAAQANQESPLTRRAAL from the coding sequence ATGGGTGAGAGGGGCGCGGAGCGTCACGGATCGTCCGAATCGGCCCAAGCCCAAGCGCCGATATCCATTGCGGGGAGAGTAACCGGGAATTCAGGCCGATTGGGACGCGCCGCACTGCCATTAATTGTCTCCGATGCGGTCCTGCAAGGGGCGCGGTATCTCCTGATCCTGTACCTCGGGTATCAATCCTTGTCGTTGTTGGGATCGTTTCTGATGGGAGCTGCGGCGGGATCGCTGATCGGTGTGGCCGCGGATTTCGGGGTCAGTCAACACTGGCTGCGGCTGGGAGGCGCAGTTCCGTCCCTGTCCAGAGAAACGTTTCTCCGGGCGATGCGAGGGAAGGTCCTGCTCTCGCTGTTCGGCATGCTCCTGGTTGCCGCTCCTGTTGGGTTGGGCTGGTGGACTCTCGCGACGCCCGCTGCCATGGTGCTTGGGATGGCGTTGATGGTGAGTCAGTCCTGGGGAGAGACCTGTGATGCGGTCGGGCTCTCGGCTCACCGTTATGGCACGGTCTCGCGGTTCCGGTGGTTCCTGGCGATGGGTGGCTATCTCGTGCCGGTGGCGTGGGTCTACTTCCTTGGCGAAGCACCGGCATTGGGCGGCGTGGTCGCTGTACTGGTGATGGCCGCCCTCGGGGGCCTCGGCATGTCCTGCGTCTACCTCGTGGCGATCGCCTCTACGCTGGCCGTGAGCGACGAACCTGGTGTCGGGTTTCGCCAGGTCTTGTGGCAATCTCGCTGGCTCGGCCTCAATCAATTGGCAATGGTGGTCGACGTGCGAGCACCCTTGATCATTCTGGGACTCATTCTGGGTGAGACGGCTGTCGGCCTCTACGGGTTGGTGCAACGTACCACTGCGGTGGTGGAATTGGCCTGGGCCTCGATCTCCCGGTTGCTGATCACGTCTTATTCGGAACTCGGCGCGGGCAATCAGGTTGGGGAAGTGGACGTGCGGGTGTGGCGTGCGGCGCGGCTGACTGGTCTGATTACGGCCACGCTGGCGGCAGGGGTGTGGTTCGGGATCGTGATGATTGTCGACAACATGGCCCTATCGAACGACGCAACCCTGGCCTTGTCGTTGCTGAAGGTGGGGAGTCTGGCCATCGTCCTGAGTTCGTTGAAACGGCCGTTCGTGTCCGGCCTGATCGCGATCTACCAGGAGCGGGCGGTGTGTCGTGTGAACCTGCTGTCTGCTCTGGCCGGTCTTTTTCTGGTGCCTGTGAGTATCGTGTATTTTAACCTGTGGGGACCGGTCGTCGCATGGCTGACGTTGGAGGCGGCGGCCTGCGCATTACTCGTGTCCCTGTTTGTGTCTGTCACTCGAGCGGCTCAGGCGAATCAGGAGTCGCCGCTGACCCGTCGCGCGGCGCTTTGA
- a CDS encoding glycosyltransferase: protein MRRFYPVTKGPSDRFSVPHEAVRVEEDGFAASDLIGLALLGGLLCSPLLFKFRLTDSIVLHPFVPLLAAAWVWVAWESRRTWSSLRQGWYVAEWQVWNVPVLLLGLSVAGLLLSLAVNSIWLASFQKTGLLLLIKWVLYLAPLPLAALLTLRCPLAVIRLVSYLVPPVAFGTLCYSAFRLWQALEGHYTNIYTDGASIFFAMGTFAEVWSFDGLSVRSDAMGHTAYGMYLVCTLMFSCCLALFSGWNGLVNSRYAAGQVGVLGPLALSGILLSGSRTSLLALAVSLCGLFVLLRLNPGALLSARRRLLCAVLLVVVPLVLLSVTALFRTALPTLERLQETLIGRLDITQNVTGEATPVLADHAPTRQSVRNVQTRLWIWGQSIRHLLAHPETVIWGIGYDRRRFVETVVGLPYEGSNVNLQTAHNLFLDILLKGGVGPLLPLLLACAWLFWSAVKSVLIPVRGRESIARIGLGWMLIAFWPAVLACSLAGEELLTDNLLLHWTTLFGLLLGLVGLALSDWLPNRMLHMTARAGIGGGPAYVTAVVRHQQQAGTQVRVFCSDEQPFVGIWRGMGVEVSVLPMRRPNARSVWRLLTELLRAPAPIHAHGRGAAFFAFWVKVLVRIPVLYTPHGPHYAFARGWRYTSAWVMECLFRLVFDAVLYVSPGEQALAAAHHLPVGRSRVVVTGLLDEGRTIPHASVARDALHREWALPPDRFVIGWIGRFDYAKGLDLLLASMPAVAAKLPSAVWVIIGDGDGDGCGETYRRGLDAALVGRVLFLGSRTDADRLIPGFDLYVSTSRWEGLPLVLLEVMEQGVPIVASDVVGNRDVLSGWGVLFAANDTAAAAAAQLRVATDASLRAQLIETGRHVRQTDFSLSRMLAVLDGVYCDVLGPRVSGLRRSEQQEAAARLRTLGQYPAETPLPG, encoded by the coding sequence ATGCGCAGGTTCTATCCGGTCACTAAGGGGCCGTCCGATAGATTCTCTGTGCCGCATGAGGCGGTACGCGTGGAGGAGGACGGTTTCGCCGCGTCGGACCTTATCGGGCTGGCGCTTCTCGGTGGTCTGCTCTGTTCGCCGCTGCTCTTCAAGTTTCGCCTGACGGACAGCATCGTGCTGCATCCGTTCGTGCCCCTCCTGGCGGCGGCATGGGTCTGGGTGGCATGGGAGAGTCGGCGCACATGGTCGTCGCTGAGGCAAGGCTGGTACGTCGCCGAGTGGCAGGTGTGGAACGTGCCGGTGCTGTTGCTCGGACTCTCGGTCGCGGGCCTCTTGCTCAGTCTGGCCGTCAATTCGATCTGGCTTGCTTCTTTTCAAAAGACCGGCCTATTGCTGCTCATAAAGTGGGTGCTCTACCTTGCGCCGCTTCCGCTGGCGGCCTTGTTGACCCTTCGCTGTCCTCTGGCGGTCATCAGGCTTGTGAGTTATCTCGTGCCGCCAGTGGCGTTCGGCACCCTGTGTTATTCCGCGTTCAGGCTGTGGCAAGCGCTGGAAGGCCACTACACGAATATCTATACGGACGGGGCGTCGATCTTCTTTGCCATGGGGACGTTTGCGGAAGTGTGGTCATTCGATGGACTGTCGGTCAGAAGCGATGCGATGGGCCACACGGCTTATGGCATGTATCTGGTCTGTACGCTGATGTTCAGCTGCTGTCTGGCGCTGTTCAGCGGCTGGAACGGCCTCGTAAACTCGCGGTATGCCGCGGGCCAAGTCGGCGTGCTAGGCCCCCTCGCCTTGAGCGGCATCCTGTTGAGCGGGTCGCGCACCAGCCTGCTCGCGCTGGCCGTCTCGCTGTGCGGGTTGTTCGTGCTGCTGCGGCTGAATCCTGGTGCGTTGTTGTCTGCGCGCCGACGCCTGCTCTGCGCCGTCCTGCTCGTGGTCGTGCCGCTTGTGTTGTTGTCTGTCACCGCCCTCTTCCGTACCGCCTTGCCGACCCTGGAGAGACTGCAGGAGACGCTGATCGGCCGGTTGGACATTACGCAAAATGTCACAGGGGAGGCCACGCCGGTTTTGGCGGATCATGCGCCCACCAGGCAATCCGTCAGGAATGTGCAGACTCGGTTGTGGATTTGGGGGCAGTCGATCCGTCATCTCCTTGCCCATCCGGAGACCGTGATCTGGGGCATCGGGTACGATCGTCGGCGGTTCGTGGAGACTGTCGTCGGGCTTCCCTACGAGGGCTCCAACGTCAATCTCCAAACCGCGCATAATCTTTTTCTCGACATTTTGCTCAAGGGCGGCGTCGGGCCGCTGCTTCCGCTCCTGCTCGCCTGTGCCTGGTTGTTCTGGAGTGCCGTGAAAAGCGTGCTGATCCCCGTGCGTGGCCGGGAGTCGATCGCCCGCATCGGTTTGGGGTGGATGCTCATTGCGTTCTGGCCCGCGGTGCTGGCTTGTAGCCTGGCCGGTGAGGAGCTGCTCACCGACAATCTGCTGCTGCATTGGACGACGTTGTTCGGTCTGTTGCTCGGCTTGGTAGGCTTGGCCTTATCGGACTGGCTTCCGAACCGCATGTTGCACATGACCGCCCGAGCCGGAATCGGCGGCGGGCCGGCCTATGTGACGGCGGTCGTACGGCATCAGCAACAGGCCGGAACTCAGGTGCGGGTGTTTTGTTCCGACGAGCAGCCGTTCGTGGGTATCTGGCGAGGCATGGGGGTGGAGGTCTCGGTGTTGCCCATGCGGCGGCCGAACGCACGCTCGGTCTGGCGCTTGCTCACGGAACTGTTGCGGGCACCGGCGCCCATCCATGCTCATGGGCGCGGCGCGGCCTTTTTCGCCTTCTGGGTCAAGGTCTTGGTGCGCATTCCGGTGCTCTATACCCCGCATGGTCCGCACTATGCGTTTGCGCGAGGGTGGCGATATACCAGTGCGTGGGTGATGGAATGTCTCTTTCGCCTGGTCTTCGATGCGGTGCTCTATGTGTCGCCCGGGGAGCAGGCGCTTGCGGCTGCACATCATCTTCCCGTCGGCCGTTCGCGCGTGGTGGTGACAGGACTACTGGATGAGGGGCGGACAATACCTCACGCTTCTGTCGCGCGGGATGCCCTGCATCGCGAGTGGGCCTTGCCTCCCGATCGGTTCGTGATCGGCTGGATCGGGCGATTCGACTACGCCAAGGGGTTGGACCTGTTGTTGGCGTCCATGCCGGCCGTTGCGGCGAAGCTTCCCAGCGCCGTCTGGGTGATCATCGGTGATGGAGACGGAGATGGCTGCGGCGAAACGTACCGCCGTGGGTTGGATGCGGCGCTCGTCGGCCGAGTCCTGTTCCTGGGGAGCCGAACGGATGCCGATCGGCTGATCCCGGGCTTTGATCTGTATGTCTCCACCTCACGATGGGAGGGGCTGCCGCTCGTGTTGCTGGAAGTGATGGAGCAGGGGGTGCCCATTGTCGCCAGCGACGTGGTGGGAAATCGCGATGTGCTGAGCGGCTGGGGTGTGCTCTTCGCGGCCAATGATACGGCCGCGGCGGCCGCGGCGCAGCTGCGCGTGGCCACCGATGCCTCGTTGCGCGCGCAATTGATCGAGACGGGGCGTCATGTGCGCCAGACCGACTTTTCCCTGTCGCGGATGTTGGCGGTCTTGGATGGGGTGTACTGTGACGTGCTGGGGCCAAGAGTTTCAGGTTTGCGACGGAGTGAACAGCAGGAGGCGGCAGCACGGCTGCGCACGTTGGGACAATACCCCGCCGAGACGCCGTTACCTGGGTAG